The DNA sequence CGAGACGCTCTCCGTCGCCTTCGCCGGTCCCGGCCAGCACCAGGACGCCGGCGCGAAGATGATCCACATGGCGCCGTACACGCAGTCGTCGATCGTCTCGAAGTCGATCGCCCGCGGCGGCGGTCGCGCCGGATACCGCGGCGAGGTGCGCGTCGACGCGAATGCCCACCACTCGGCGAACACGGTGCGCTGCGACGCGCTGCTCGTCGACACGAAGTCGCGCTCCGACACCTACCCGGCCATCGACATCCGCGTCGACGACGTGCAGCTCGGCCACGAGGCCACGGTCTCGAAGGTCAGCGAGGAGCAGCTCTTCTACCTGCAGTCCCGCGGCATGCCCGAGGACGAGGCGATGGCGATGATCGTGCGCGGCTTCATCGAGCCGATCGCGCGCGAGCTGCCGATGGAGTACGCGATGGAACTGAACAAGCTCATCGAGATGGGCATGGAAGGATCGGTCGGCTGAGATGACGACCCCTACGACGACGCCCACCGCGTCGCGCTCCTCCAGCGCGCACGTGGACCCCGCCGCCCAGGTGGCCGATGCCGGCTTCGTGCCGGTCCAGACGCGCTCCGAGCGACCGCACTCGTTCGAGCCGACCGACTTCGGCACCCCGTCGGGGCGCGAGGTCAACTGGAAGCACACGCCCGTCGCGAAGCTCGCGCCGCTGTTCGCGGTCGCCGGCTCGACCGACGGTGTGACCTACTCGTTCGGCGCGGGGGAGCAGTACCTCGCCGCCCCGCTCGCCGCCGGTGCGGCTCCGCGCGGTGAGGTCTTCCTCGCGGAGGACATCACGTCGGCCGTCGCCTGGCAGGGTGCGACCGAAGCGCTGCACGTCCGCATCCCGCGCGAAGAAGAGGTCGCCGAGCCGGTCTTCATCACGATCGAGGGACAGGGCGCCGATCAGCGCGCCGACGCCCACATCGTGATCGAGGCGCTGGAGCACAGCTCCGCGACGGTCGTGCTTCAGCACACCGGCTCCGCGCAGTACGCGCAGAACGTCGAGATCATCGTCCGCGACGGCGCGAAGCTCAGCGTGATCAGCCTGCAGCAGTGGCAGGACGACGCCGTGCACGCCTCGGCTCACCAGGCCCGCGTCGCCGCGGACGCCACGCTCAAGCACTTCGTCATCAGCTTCGGCGGCGGTGTCGTGCGCGTGAACCCGAGCGTCGAGCTCGCGGGCGCCGGCTCCGAAGGGTACCTCTACGGCCTCTCCTATGCGGATGCCGGACAGCACCTCGAGAGCCAGGTCTACCTTCACCACAAGGGCCCGCACACGAAGGGCGACGTCCTCTACAAGGGCGCGCTGCAGGGCGAGAGCGCGCACTCGGTCTGGATCGGCGACGTGCTGATCGGGCCGGATGCCACCGGCACCGACTCCTACGAGGCGAACCGCAACCTCGTGCTGACCGAGGGTGCTCGCGCCGACTCGATCCCGAACCTCGAGATCGAGACCGGCGACATCCTCGGCGCCGGTCACGCCAGCGCGACCGGTCGCTTCGACGACGAGCAGCTGTTCTACCTGCAGGCCCGCGGCATCACCGAGGAGGAGGCACGCCGCCTGG is a window from the Microbacterium sp. LWO14-1.2 genome containing:
- the sufD gene encoding Fe-S cluster assembly protein SufD produces the protein MTTPTTTPTASRSSSAHVDPAAQVADAGFVPVQTRSERPHSFEPTDFGTPSGREVNWKHTPVAKLAPLFAVAGSTDGVTYSFGAGEQYLAAPLAAGAAPRGEVFLAEDITSAVAWQGATEALHVRIPREEEVAEPVFITIEGQGADQRADAHIVIEALEHSSATVVLQHTGSAQYAQNVEIIVRDGAKLSVISLQQWQDDAVHASAHQARVAADATLKHFVISFGGGVVRVNPSVELAGAGSEGYLYGLSYADAGQHLESQVYLHHKGPHTKGDVLYKGALQGESAHSVWIGDVLIGPDATGTDSYEANRNLVLTEGARADSIPNLEIETGDILGAGHASATGRFDDEQLFYLQARGITEEEARRLVVLGFLSDIVQRLGIPALEEELLAAIETELAEVNA